Proteins encoded in a region of the Elizabethkingia bruuniana genome:
- a CDS encoding nucleotidyl transferase AbiEii/AbiGii toxin family protein yields MKAVFELDVAEHLVFKGGTSLSKAWNLIERFSEDIDLAIEREFLGFEGSLTKNKKTKLRKASGQYISEVFYLELQEKFKEKGLENVTFSLAETQNSDQDPRIINIFYPNIIEVTEYLKPRVQIEVGCRSLIEPFTMKKISAMVDDEYPEQSFSEKSEEIPSVNPERTFLEKIFLLHEEFQKTA; encoded by the coding sequence TTGAAAGCGGTTTTTGAATTGGATGTAGCCGAGCATTTGGTTTTCAAAGGTGGCACCTCGCTGAGCAAGGCGTGGAACCTCATAGAAAGGTTTTCCGAAGACATTGATTTGGCCATCGAAAGAGAGTTTCTTGGCTTCGAAGGAAGTTTGACTAAAAACAAGAAAACCAAATTAAGGAAGGCTTCCGGCCAATATATCAGCGAGGTTTTTTATTTAGAATTACAGGAAAAATTTAAAGAGAAAGGCTTGGAAAATGTCACTTTCTCGTTGGCCGAAACCCAGAATTCCGATCAGGATCCTCGTATTATCAATATTTTTTATCCAAATATAATTGAAGTTACGGAATATCTGAAGCCGAGAGTTCAAATAGAAGTCGGGTGCCGTTCATTAATTGAGCCATTTACGATGAAAAAAATTTCCGCGATGGTTGATGATGAATATCCAGAGCAGAGTTTTTCGGAAAAAAGCGAAGAAATACCATCCGTTAATCCGGAAAGGACTTTTTTAGAAAAAATTTTCCTTCTGCATGAAGAGTTTCAGAAAACCGCTTAA
- a CDS encoding site-specific integrase, with protein sequence MVSYTFTLAPKANKTGERSIIISFIKDRKNTSLSIGKTCKEKDWSFDACRLKTSHPNHANLNKFIERRIKIIDEIIDDFDKNGIYFTLPDLINKLKTSSGQSISLTYTSFHEDLIRNLLASDKTGTAKVEKDTLNALQRFFGKKDISFNELDYSNLKKFEAYCISRGNRESSIAIRMRTLRSVFNQAIRNQVITEKQYPFRQYKISKLKESGKKEYLNEEEIEKLKKYEPKDEKLSFAKDMFLFSYYARGINFLDLIKLEKKFLNIDRIDYIRSKTGVPVSFKINDYAGNIMEKYKSEDSSKFIFKIMNTEKPTQIYLKNRSKKVLTYYVNMQLKEIMKELQIKKNISYYCARHSFATVLKFNNISIETIREALGQKDIKSTMSYLNSLPDNKLDKIIDEVLK encoded by the coding sequence ATGGTAAGTTACACCTTTACACTTGCTCCAAAAGCGAATAAAACAGGGGAGAGAAGTATCATAATTTCATTTATAAAAGACCGCAAAAACACAAGTCTTTCAATCGGGAAAACTTGCAAGGAGAAGGACTGGAGTTTTGACGCTTGTCGTCTGAAAACTTCGCATCCCAATCACGCTAACCTCAACAAATTTATTGAGCGCAGAATTAAGATCATTGACGAGATTATCGACGATTTCGATAAAAATGGAATCTACTTCACGCTTCCTGATCTCATCAATAAACTAAAGACGAGCAGCGGACAAAGCATTTCCTTAACCTATACGAGTTTCCACGAAGATTTGATTAGAAATCTTTTGGCATCGGATAAAACCGGAACAGCGAAAGTGGAAAAAGATACTCTGAATGCGCTGCAACGGTTCTTTGGCAAAAAAGACATTAGCTTTAATGAATTGGATTATTCTAACTTGAAAAAATTTGAAGCCTATTGCATTTCTCGCGGGAATAGGGAGTCCAGTATCGCTATTAGAATGCGGACTTTGCGTTCGGTTTTTAATCAAGCCATTAGAAACCAAGTAATTACGGAAAAACAATATCCTTTTAGGCAATATAAAATTTCAAAACTGAAGGAAAGTGGGAAAAAGGAGTATCTGAATGAAGAAGAAATAGAAAAACTCAAGAAATATGAGCCAAAAGACGAAAAACTTTCTTTTGCAAAAGATATGTTTTTGTTCAGTTATTATGCAAGAGGAATCAACTTTTTGGATTTGATTAAGTTGGAAAAAAAATTCTTGAATATTGATCGTATTGATTATATCCGCAGTAAAACAGGCGTTCCGGTGAGTTTTAAAATCAATGATTACGCTGGGAATATCATGGAAAAATACAAATCCGAAGACAGTTCAAAGTTCATTTTCAAAATAATGAATACCGAAAAGCCAACGCAGATTTACCTAAAAAACAGATCCAAAAAAGTGCTGACCTATTATGTGAATATGCAGTTAAAAGAAATAATGAAAGAACTGCAAATCAAGAAGAATATCTCTTATTACTGCGCCCGTCACTCGTTTGCCACAGTTTTGAAGTTCAATAATATTTCAATTGAGACTATTCGCGAAGCACTTGGGCAAAAAGATATAAAATCTACAATGTCTTATTTAAACAGTCTTCCGGATAATAAATTGGATAAGATTATTGACGAGGTTTTGAAGTAA
- a CDS encoding TonB-dependent receptor — protein sequence MKKQIILPAIAVLAYFPGYAQSVKDSGNTKNIDDVVIVASRKPTKISDIPGTVWVVPKDKIELQAKNGVPIKEMLSILIPSLDIGPQGRTNYGQNMRGRSALVMIDGVSLNSIRTISRQLDAIDPFNIERIEVLSGASSIYGGNATGGIINIITKTPSKKGLSGETELGVRTGFMGKDDHDFRAAQSIAGKGEKLFGRLGVAYQQNGGVYGADQKQLITDITQTDLQYNQSIDILATGGYKFNNKHKITASVQYYNSKFNGDRSVFLGENLSAFTKRDPKILSMRDGFSSDKNIGTERYMGTLAYTGNNILGGQDLYVQVATRGEKLGFYPFPGNLKLQTGTISYMSSSQQNTYYTGIKALLSKNWNKLNITYGVDIDFEKFDANQSVYNLEKTMSSGGLINTTQYELGRYPTNHSRSYAGYAQVKYDIIPKLQLNAGVRYQRINVEVDDFVGATQQVQVAMGYGKSASAIPGGKSDYNMTLANAGLLYKINEKNQVWGTFSQGVSLADPSKYYGAGTYALDQKTGNWNVVSSINVKEQPLQGIKTNQYEVGYRINSNGFKAQVSGFLSNSDKSITVDKQTFQLIVNDLKLRNIGIEAEISYYMPNGVYFGASGLLIKSEVDNKGTWNKQEVYNASPSKMVSYIGYQIKNWNFRYQHLQNFKLKDDLGNVIDAYDTADLMIGYQLSWGKFNLGIQNLFNTDYQTIWSKRSQILYGAYGVPDLFYYKGRGRTFNLSYTFNF from the coding sequence ATGAAAAAACAAATAATATTACCTGCTATAGCTGTACTGGCTTATTTTCCTGGATATGCACAAAGTGTAAAAGATTCCGGAAATACTAAGAATATAGATGATGTTGTAATTGTAGCTTCCAGAAAGCCGACGAAGATATCGGATATTCCAGGAACAGTTTGGGTAGTACCAAAAGATAAAATTGAGCTACAGGCTAAGAACGGAGTTCCTATTAAAGAAATGCTTTCTATTCTCATACCGAGTTTAGACATAGGACCACAGGGTAGAACCAATTACGGTCAAAATATGCGTGGCCGTTCTGCATTGGTAATGATTGATGGTGTTTCTCTAAACAGTATAAGAACGATCAGCCGTCAGTTGGATGCCATAGATCCTTTTAATATTGAGAGAATTGAGGTTCTTTCCGGGGCAAGTTCAATTTATGGAGGTAACGCTACAGGTGGTATTATTAATATTATTACCAAAACTCCTTCTAAAAAAGGCTTAAGTGGTGAGACTGAATTAGGAGTGCGTACCGGATTTATGGGAAAAGATGACCATGACTTTCGTGCTGCCCAGTCTATCGCAGGAAAAGGCGAAAAGTTATTTGGAAGACTAGGTGTTGCCTACCAGCAGAATGGTGGTGTATATGGAGCCGACCAGAAGCAGCTGATCACTGATATCACCCAGACAGATTTACAGTATAATCAGTCCATAGACATCTTGGCAACAGGAGGCTACAAATTTAATAACAAGCATAAGATTACAGCATCTGTACAGTATTATAATTCCAAATTCAATGGTGACAGAAGTGTTTTTCTGGGTGAGAATCTTAGTGCTTTTACAAAAAGAGATCCTAAAATCTTATCTATGAGAGACGGATTCTCTTCAGATAAAAATATCGGAACGGAACGTTATATGGGAACTTTAGCGTATACCGGAAACAATATATTAGGAGGGCAGGATCTTTATGTGCAGGTCGCTACAAGAGGTGAAAAATTAGGCTTTTATCCTTTTCCGGGGAATCTGAAGTTACAAACTGGTACAATAAGTTATATGTCGTCTTCCCAACAGAATACTTATTATACAGGAATAAAAGCTTTGCTTTCTAAAAACTGGAATAAACTAAATATTACTTACGGAGTCGATATAGATTTTGAAAAATTCGATGCAAATCAGTCAGTATATAACCTTGAAAAGACAATGTCGAGCGGTGGACTGATTAACACAACGCAATATGAGCTTGGCAGATATCCAACCAACCACTCCAGAAGTTATGCAGGATATGCACAGGTAAAGTATGATATCATTCCTAAATTACAGCTTAATGCAGGAGTACGTTATCAGAGAATTAATGTAGAGGTAGATGATTTTGTGGGAGCAACTCAGCAGGTGCAGGTAGCAATGGGTTATGGTAAATCTGCTTCAGCTATTCCTGGCGGGAAAAGCGATTACAATATGACACTTGCCAATGCAGGACTTTTATATAAGATTAATGAAAAGAATCAGGTGTGGGGAACTTTCTCTCAAGGAGTGAGTCTTGCAGACCCTTCCAAGTATTATGGTGCCGGAACTTATGCACTGGATCAGAAAACTGGAAACTGGAATGTAGTATCCAGCATTAACGTTAAAGAGCAGCCATTACAGGGCATTAAAACAAATCAGTATGAAGTTGGTTACCGTATTAACAGTAATGGCTTTAAAGCCCAGGTTTCAGGGTTCCTAAGCAATTCCGATAAAAGCATAACAGTAGACAAACAAACATTTCAGTTAATTGTCAATGATCTGAAGCTTAGAAATATCGGAATAGAGGCAGAAATATCTTATTACATGCCTAACGGAGTATATTTTGGAGCCAGTGGACTTTTAATAAAGTCTGAAGTAGATAACAAAGGAACGTGGAACAAGCAGGAGGTTTACAATGCTTCACCTTCCAAAATGGTATCTTATATAGGTTATCAGATTAAAAACTGGAACTTCAGATACCAGCATTTACAAAACTTTAAACTTAAAGACGATCTAGGAAATGTAATCGATGCATACGATACAGCAGATCTTATGATTGGCTATCAGCTGTCATGGGGTAAATTTAACCTCGGTATTCAGAACCTTTTCAATACCGATTATCAAACGATATGGAGCAAGCGTTCGCAGATTCTGTATGGCGCTTACGGTGTTCCGGACTTATTCTATTATAAAGGAAGAGGAAGAACATTTAATCTTTCATATACCTTTAATTTCTAG
- a CDS encoding C40 family peptidase, translating to MKKRISLYLIAIVGAMSLQSCVSNYVVSSPVQYKTDAKLAKLSPKKIAEAKKEIKENVGESVATFASLEKAGMEEALNASVKRNNTIDNVLKQAYTYLGTPYRLGGTTRSGIDCSAFVLSVYEEATGVELPRVAASQAHEGEAIAKENLQKGDLIFFAHSGRGRISHVGIVEEVTSSGEIKFIHASTSRGVMVSSLDDSYWRGKYRSAKRIISEN from the coding sequence ATGAAGAAAAGAATTTCACTTTATTTAATAGCAATTGTAGGAGCTATGTCACTACAATCGTGTGTTTCTAATTATGTTGTTTCCAGTCCTGTACAATACAAAACCGATGCCAAACTGGCGAAACTAAGCCCGAAAAAAATAGCGGAAGCTAAAAAAGAAATCAAAGAAAATGTAGGCGAATCTGTGGCTACATTTGCGAGCTTAGAGAAGGCGGGAATGGAAGAAGCATTAAACGCATCAGTAAAAAGAAATAATACAATCGATAATGTCCTGAAGCAGGCATATACATACCTTGGTACACCGTACCGTTTAGGCGGTACAACTAGAAGCGGAATAGATTGTTCTGCTTTTGTTTTGTCAGTATATGAAGAAGCTACAGGTGTAGAATTACCAAGAGTAGCGGCATCTCAGGCTCATGAAGGAGAAGCTATAGCAAAAGAAAACTTACAGAAGGGAGACCTTATTTTCTTTGCACATTCAGGAAGAGGAAGAATTTCTCACGTAGGAATTGTTGAAGAAGTAACATCTTCTGGTGAAATTAAGTTTATCCATGCTTCTACATCAAGAGGAGTAATGGTGTCTTCACTGGATGATTCATATTGGAGAGGAAAATACAGATCTGCGAAAAGAATTATTTCAGAGAACTAG
- the rodA gene encoding rod shape-determining protein RodA, with protein MKWAEGIDKLGLGLYFLLCIFAIANINSVDAELGKKQLVFFGLSVFVGIIIFFTRNKFFENMASIIYVGGVLLLIGLFPFGKEILGQKNWYKFGSFTMQPVEFAKIGTALMLANYVAGPDFNIKNKKSLWTALGIIAIPAVVVLAIPDVGSLLVFGAFFIALYREGLSGWLFGLGFLFAVVFLVSLAINPLYVVLAILIITGLLIFFNYYKISWNIISIASIVGSVLVLSGLAMASPKILEKLPKHQRERIEVLYKGERMFRDTSGYNLLYSKTAIGSGGLWGKGYKEGSVTQGKFVPEQQTDYIFCTVGEEWGFIGSATLIICYVLYIGRIYYLAEKQKSTFNRVFGYSFASILLLHFCINLGMVMGLFPTVGIPMPYFSYGGSSLLAFSMMTFIFFKLNYADRNSLV; from the coding sequence ATGAAGTGGGCCGAAGGAATTGATAAGCTAGGACTAGGATTATACTTCCTGCTTTGTATTTTCGCTATTGCAAATATCAATAGTGTAGATGCCGAATTAGGTAAGAAGCAATTGGTATTCTTTGGTCTTTCTGTGTTTGTTGGTATTATCATATTTTTTACCCGGAATAAGTTTTTCGAGAATATGGCCTCGATTATTTATGTTGGCGGGGTATTATTACTTATTGGTTTATTTCCTTTCGGAAAAGAGATTTTAGGTCAGAAAAACTGGTATAAATTCGGAAGCTTTACCATGCAGCCTGTAGAGTTTGCTAAGATTGGAACAGCTCTTATGCTAGCCAACTATGTTGCCGGGCCCGATTTTAATATAAAAAATAAGAAATCCCTGTGGACCGCTCTTGGTATTATTGCGATTCCTGCAGTTGTCGTTCTCGCGATTCCGGATGTAGGATCACTTTTAGTATTTGGCGCTTTTTTTATAGCCTTATACCGTGAGGGGCTTAGTGGATGGCTATTTGGCTTAGGTTTCCTTTTTGCTGTGGTTTTCTTAGTCTCTTTGGCCATAAACCCGCTTTATGTTGTTTTAGCAATTCTTATTATTACTGGATTACTTATCTTTTTTAACTACTACAAAATCTCCTGGAATATTATATCCATCGCTTCTATTGTCGGCTCGGTACTTGTTCTGAGCGGATTGGCTATGGCTTCTCCAAAAATCCTTGAAAAGCTACCTAAACACCAGAGAGAAAGAATTGAGGTCCTTTATAAAGGTGAAAGAATGTTTCGTGACACCTCTGGTTACAACCTTTTATATTCCAAAACTGCTATTGGTTCCGGAGGACTATGGGGAAAGGGCTATAAAGAAGGTTCTGTAACTCAAGGTAAGTTTGTACCAGAGCAACAAACCGATTATATCTTCTGTACAGTAGGCGAAGAATGGGGCTTTATAGGAAGTGCTACGCTTATTATTTGTTATGTTTTGTATATCGGGCGAATATATTATTTGGCAGAAAAGCAGAAAAGTACTTTTAACAGGGTTTTTGGCTACAGCTTTGCCTCTATACTTCTTTTACACTTTTGCATCAATTTAGGCATGGTTATGGGCTTATTTCCGACTGTTGGTATTCCTATGCCCTATTTCAGTTATGGAGGTAGTTCCTTATTGGCCTTTTCTATGATGACATTTATATTCTTCAAACTAAACTACGCAGACCGCAATAGTCTGGTATAA
- a CDS encoding peptidoglycan D,D-transpeptidase FtsI family protein: MKPYFRILAFISIIACIFVARLAYLQLFTDRYALNAANTSIKIEYVIPQRGVIFDRNGKIMVGNQPSFEISFTQALMKPDFDTISFCTLVGMNKTQFIQRIEEVKAEKYYSKLTPMTFIKDLGREDIARIQERIFKYPAFSIVSRPQRQYEINTSGNLLGYTNQVNPSYIKRDSTYYLPGDIAGMTGVEKSYEKQLRGVKGMKYIQKDIRLRNIGSYKDGKLDKQVVPGDDLTLTIDYDLQKIAEEMLVNKHGAIVAIDPNNGEILVLASGPDIDPNQFTGPEKNKNLYRLQVDTLYDNKPTFDRSLQAAYPPGSTFKLLTALAGMQMGVMDEKTVYPCGGGFNYRGLRIKGHGGADPLIPAIRVSSNCYFSYAFISIMNKYPGDPTKGVDEWKKIMNSFGVGEFLNNDLAVGSKGRIPSGEFYEKRSGTKNWFSDITRNGAIFNGMGQGDVLLTPLQMANAVAAIANKGWYITPHIVKLVNGKPNPDPRFKEKHKTLVDPKHFEPILKGMEQVVLAGTARSLRSSDFTQLAKTGTAQVPQGKDNSIFVLIAPADKPKIVVAAVMEHAGFGATWAGPAATVVAEKYITGELKREHLYKKMITSSFMPEYKRQWIVDLKRKGLYVEPNKQDSIQKKKKTEDSLRALRISAEQPKPQQQNKTKN, encoded by the coding sequence GTGAAACCGTATTTCAGAATATTGGCCTTTATTAGTATTATCGCGTGCATTTTCGTTGCGCGCTTGGCCTATTTACAGTTGTTTACCGACAGGTATGCTTTGAATGCAGCCAATACCTCTATTAAAATCGAATATGTTATCCCTCAGCGCGGTGTCATATTTGACAGAAATGGTAAAATTATGGTAGGTAACCAGCCTTCCTTCGAAATATCATTCACTCAGGCGCTTATGAAGCCTGATTTTGATACTATTTCTTTCTGCACCCTGGTAGGAATGAACAAAACACAGTTTATTCAACGTATAGAAGAGGTAAAGGCCGAAAAATATTACTCGAAGCTTACTCCTATGACCTTTATCAAGGATTTGGGAAGAGAGGATATTGCCAGAATTCAGGAACGTATTTTTAAATATCCTGCATTTTCAATTGTTTCGAGACCACAAAGGCAATACGAAATAAATACTTCAGGAAACCTTTTAGGTTATACCAATCAGGTAAACCCTTCTTATATCAAAAGAGATTCCACCTATTATCTTCCGGGTGATATTGCCGGCATGACCGGAGTCGAAAAATCTTATGAAAAGCAGCTTCGCGGTGTTAAAGGAATGAAGTATATCCAAAAAGATATCCGTCTGAGAAATATTGGTTCGTATAAAGATGGTAAACTGGATAAACAAGTTGTTCCCGGGGACGACCTAACACTGACAATAGACTATGACCTTCAGAAAATAGCTGAAGAAATGCTGGTTAACAAACATGGCGCTATTGTCGCTATAGATCCTAATAACGGAGAAATTCTGGTTTTAGCTTCCGGTCCGGATATCGATCCGAATCAGTTTACTGGTCCTGAGAAAAATAAAAACCTGTACAGACTACAGGTAGATACACTTTACGATAACAAACCAACATTCGACAGATCATTACAGGCAGCTTATCCTCCGGGATCTACATTCAAACTACTCACAGCTTTGGCCGGGATGCAGATGGGTGTAATGGATGAAAAGACAGTATATCCTTGTGGTGGTGGATTTAATTACAGAGGTCTGAGAATTAAGGGGCATGGCGGAGCTGATCCGTTGATCCCTGCAATACGAGTTTCCAGTAACTGTTATTTCTCCTATGCTTTTATTTCAATTATGAATAAATATCCGGGAGATCCTACCAAAGGAGTGGACGAATGGAAAAAAATAATGAATAGCTTTGGCGTTGGTGAATTCCTGAACAATGACTTAGCCGTTGGTTCCAAAGGACGTATTCCGTCCGGAGAATTCTATGAAAAAAGAAGTGGAACTAAAAACTGGTTCTCCGATATTACCAGAAACGGAGCTATATTCAATGGTATGGGACAGGGAGATGTACTTCTTACGCCTCTTCAGATGGCTAATGCAGTTGCTGCAATTGCCAACAAAGGGTGGTATATAACACCACATATTGTAAAACTTGTCAACGGAAAACCTAATCCAGACCCTCGCTTTAAGGAAAAGCACAAAACTCTTGTAGATCCTAAGCATTTTGAGCCAATTCTGAAAGGTATGGAGCAGGTGGTATTAGCCGGTACAGCAAGAAGTTTGAGATCTTCAGACTTTACACAGCTGGCCAAAACAGGTACAGCACAGGTTCCACAGGGTAAGGATAACTCTATTTTCGTTCTGATTGCACCTGCGGACAAACCAAAAATTGTGGTAGCAGCAGTAATGGAACATGCCGGATTCGGTGCCACATGGGCAGGTCCTGCTGCAACAGTAGTAGCTGAAAAATATATAACCGGTGAGCTTAAACGTGAGCACCTGTACAAAAAAATGATAACTTCCAGCTTTATGCCGGAGTATAAGAGACAATGGATTGTTGACCTGAAGAGAAAAGGCCTTTATGTAGAGCCTAACAAACAAGATTCTATCCAGAAAAAGAAAAAAACAGAAGATAGCCTGAGGGCATTGAGAATATCCGCGGAACAACCGAAACCGCAGCAACAAAATAAAACCAAAAATTAG
- the mreD gene encoding rod shape-determining protein MreD, whose translation MVSRNVITDLLMIALLIALQIFLFNRLVISGYIPVVYPIFVMFYPFYRNNYIYLFSSFLLGLGIDAFLGTWGINAFATCLIAYFRTQLFQSSISNEADSFSFQSIQWTQFLFFIFINIFIHQLLVQYLEFFKLSRILEVFINVIFTTIISFVFILLYALIFRIKQKV comes from the coding sequence ATGGTAAGTAGAAATGTTATAACAGACCTTTTAATGATTGCATTGCTTATTGCGTTGCAAATATTTCTGTTTAACAGACTTGTAATTTCCGGATATATTCCCGTGGTATACCCTATTTTTGTAATGTTCTATCCATTCTACCGTAATAATTATATTTATTTATTTTCAAGCTTTTTATTAGGCCTTGGTATTGATGCTTTCCTTGGAACATGGGGAATTAATGCATTTGCTACATGTCTTATAGCTTATTTCAGAACACAATTATTTCAGTCTTCTATATCTAATGAAGCTGATAGCTTTTCATTTCAGTCCATTCAGTGGACACAATTTTTGTTTTTTATATTTATCAATATTTTTATCCATCAGCTATTGGTACAATATCTTGAATTTTTTAAATTGAGCAGAATTCTGGAAGTCTTTATAAATGTTATTTTTACTACAATTATTTCATTTGTATTTATCCTCCTGTATGCCTTAATTTTTAGAATCAAACAAAAAGTGTGA
- the mreC gene encoding rod shape-determining protein MreC translates to MSFLIRLFSKNGFFVFFIVLQIIAVILIFRKNSMQQSFIAAQTSAFNSRISGYIDEGTNYLKLKQINEDLVAQNKALMIELYGKDYSGPAKLTKVNDSVKGEQVYTFVDADVVFNSINRSDNYFTINRGSQQGIAPEMGVISPQGIAGIVINTTSNYSLVQSVLSIHKIRINASLKNSGYFGTLTWRGEDSRTMHLSDVPKYVPLKIGDTVVTDGKSSIFPKGIMIGKIAGYDVDPKTGFWDISVELSEKLGQTQKVFIVNNLKKMPAKQIQDTLIKVQNGK, encoded by the coding sequence ATGAGCTTTCTGATAAGATTATTTTCGAAGAATGGATTCTTCGTCTTCTTTATCGTCTTGCAGATTATTGCTGTAATCTTAATTTTCAGAAAAAATTCTATGCAGCAGTCTTTTATTGCTGCACAAACTTCTGCTTTTAACTCCAGGATTTCCGGATATATAGACGAAGGAACTAATTATCTGAAACTAAAACAGATAAATGAAGATCTCGTTGCCCAAAATAAAGCCCTTATGATAGAGCTTTACGGAAAGGATTATTCGGGTCCTGCAAAACTTACAAAAGTAAATGACTCTGTAAAAGGAGAACAGGTTTACACATTTGTAGATGCCGATGTTGTCTTTAACTCTATTAACAGGAGTGATAATTATTTTACTATAAACAGAGGGTCTCAGCAGGGAATTGCACCAGAAATGGGTGTAATTTCACCACAAGGGATTGCAGGAATTGTAATTAATACAACGAGCAATTATTCTCTTGTACAATCTGTACTGAGTATCCACAAAATAAGAATCAATGCCTCTCTTAAAAATTCGGGGTACTTTGGTACACTAACATGGAGAGGTGAAGATTCCAGAACGATGCATCTTTCGGATGTACCAAAATATGTTCCGCTGAAAATCGGAGATACCGTTGTTACTGATGGTAAATCTTCTATTTTTCCAAAAGGAATTATGATTGGAAAAATTGCCGGTTATGATGTAGATCCAAAAACCGGTTTCTGGGATATCTCAGTAGAGCTGAGTGAAAAACTGGGGCAGACCCAGAAGGTATTCATCGTGAATAACCTTAAAAAAATGCCTGCAAAACAAATTCAGGATACTTTAATCAAAGTGCAGAATGGTAAGTAG
- a CDS encoding rod shape-determining protein codes for MGLFDMFTQEIAIDLGTANTLIIHNNKIVIDQPSIVAIERSTGKPIAVGEQAKHMQGKTHEDIKTVRPLKDGVIADFQASEHMIKEFIKKIPGIKGKLFQPALRIVICIPSGITEVEKRAVRDSAQKVNAKEVRLIYEPMAAAIGVGIDVQKPEGNMIIDIGGGTTEIAVVALGGIVCDKSVKIAGDVFTNDIAYYLRTHHNLYIGERTAERVKIEVGSAVEELDMPIEDIPVQGRDLITGKPKEIMVGYKEIARALDKSIIRIEDAVMETLSLTPPELAADIYKTGIYLAGGGALLRGLSDRIHRKTGLPVFVAEDPLRAVVRGTGIALKNMDKFNFLIK; via the coding sequence ATGGGTTTATTTGATATGTTCACGCAAGAAATTGCTATTGACCTTGGGACGGCGAATACGCTGATCATCCATAATAATAAAATTGTAATCGATCAGCCCTCTATCGTTGCAATAGAGCGTTCCACCGGAAAGCCAATTGCCGTTGGAGAGCAGGCTAAGCATATGCAGGGAAAAACCCACGAAGATATCAAAACTGTCCGCCCTCTTAAAGATGGGGTTATAGCTGATTTCCAAGCTTCTGAACATATGATTAAGGAATTCATCAAAAAAATTCCGGGAATCAAAGGAAAACTTTTCCAGCCAGCTTTACGTATTGTAATCTGTATCCCTTCTGGTATTACTGAAGTTGAAAAACGCGCTGTAAGAGATTCTGCCCAAAAAGTGAATGCTAAAGAAGTTCGTCTGATTTATGAGCCAATGGCCGCTGCAATAGGAGTTGGTATTGATGTACAAAAACCTGAAGGTAATATGATTATCGATATAGGTGGTGGTACAACCGAAATTGCAGTTGTTGCATTAGGAGGTATTGTTTGTGATAAATCTGTGAAAATTGCAGGTGATGTATTCACTAATGATATTGCATATTATCTGAGAACTCATCACAATTTGTATATTGGGGAGAGAACTGCTGAAAGAGTTAAAATTGAGGTTGGTTCCGCAGTTGAAGAACTGGATATGCCAATTGAAGATATTCCGGTACAAGGTAGAGACCTTATCACTGGTAAGCCTAAAGAGATTATGGTAGGTTACAAAGAAATTGCACGTGCATTAGACAAATCTATTATCCGCATTGAAGATGCTGTAATGGAAACACTATCTCTTACACCTCCGGAATTGGCGGCTGATATCTACAAAACTGGTATTTATTTAGCTGGTGGTGGTGCCTTACTAAGAGGTTTAAGCGACAGAATTCACAGAAAAACAGGTTTACCTGTGTTCGTAGCTGAAGATCCGCTTAGAGCTGTAGTTCGTGGTACTGGTATCGCGTTGAAAAACATGGACAAATTTAACTTCCTGATTAAGTAA